The following are encoded together in the Populus trichocarpa isolate Nisqually-1 chromosome 5, P.trichocarpa_v4.1, whole genome shotgun sequence genome:
- the LOC7489757 gene encoding aspartic proteinase 36, with translation MARLIQLTILFIQFFYYYYITTTTHGVSSNGTTFLLDSSRSAMILPLFLSPPNPCTKFSSTRRLLQRSNANALPNAHMRLHDDLLINGYYTTRLWIGTPPQRFALIVDTGSSVTYVPCSSCEQCGRHQDPKFQPDLSSTYQSVKCNIDCNCDDEKQQCVYERQYAEMSTSSGVLGEDIISFGNLSALAPQRAVFGCENMETGDLYSQHADGIMGMGRGDLSIVDHLVDKGVINDSFSLCYGGMGIGGGAMVLGGISPPSNMVFSQSDPVRSPYYNIDLKEIHVAGKPLPLNPTVFDGKHGTILDSGTTYAYLPEAAFVSFKDAIMKELHSLKPIRGPDPNYNDICFSGAGSDISQLSSSFPAVEMVFGNGQKLLLSPENYLFRHSKVHGAYCLGIFQNGKDPTTLLGGIVVRNTLVLYDRENSKIGFWKTNCSELWERLNVDGAPPPAPSSSNGNNSNTEMPPSVAPSDQKHYGLPDEKKIGQITFEMMLNVNYSDLKLHISELAESIAQELGINSSQVYILNSMEKGNASYIEWAVVPSGSADCISNVTALSIIARVAEYHLHLPDTFGSYHLINWEIKASAKRTWWQQHFLLVVLASAVTFIFGLLALGIWFIWRHRQRALNPYKPVDAVVTEQELQPL, from the exons ATGGCGCGACTGATTCAACTCACTATccttttcattcaatttttttattattattacatcaccaccaccacacaCGGCGTCTCTTCCAATGGAACCACCTTCCTCCTCGACAGTTCCCGCTCTGCCATGATATTACCACTCTTTCTATCTCCTCCAAATCCGTGTACAAAATTCTCCAGTACGCGTCGCCTTCTCCAGAGATCCAATGCTAATGCTCTGCCCAACGCGCACATGAGACTCCACGATGATCTCCTTATCAACGGGTATTATACAACAAGGCTATGGATCGGGACGCCGCCACAGAGATTTGCGCTGATTGTTGATACAGGCAGTAGTGTTACTTACGTTCCATGTTCTTCTTGTGAGCAGTGCGGCAGGCACCAg GATCCAAAGTTTCAACCAGATTTGTCAAGCACTTACCAATCTGTAAAGTGTAATATAGATTGCAATTGCGACGATGAAAAGCAACAATGTGTTTATGAGAGACAATATGCTGAAATGAGTACTAGCAGTGGCGTTCTTGGTGAGGACATCATATCCTTTGGCAATCTAAGTGCACTTGCTCCTCAACGTGCTGTTTTTGGTTGTGAAAATATGGAAACTGGTGACCTTTACAGTCAACATGCTGATGGCATAATGGGAATGGGTCGTGGGGATCTTAGTATTGTGGATCATCTTGTTGATAAAGGTGTGATTAACGATTCATTCTCATTATGTTATGGTGGAATGGGAATTGGTGGAGGTGCGATGGTTCTTGGTGGTATATCGCCCCCTTCAAACATGGTTTTTAGCCAGTCTGACCCAGTGCGCAG TCCATATTACAACATTGATCTGAAGGAGATACATGTTGCGGGAAAGCCATTGCCTCTAAATCCTACAGTGTTTGATGGAAAACATGGAACCATCCTGGATAGTGGTACAACATATGCTTACCTACCAGAAGCAGCTTTCGTGTCATTTAAGGATGCT ATTATGAAGGAGCTTCATTCCTTAAAGCCCATCCGTGGGCCTGATCCAAATTATAATGACATTTGCTTTTCTGGTGCTGGAAG TGATATTTCCCAACTGTCAAGCTCCTTTCCAGCGGTTGAGATGGTATTTGGAAATGGGCAGAAGTTGTTACTGTCAccagaaaattatttattccGA caTTCAAAAGTGCATGGTGCATATTGTTTGGGTATATTCCAAAATGGAAAGGACCCAACCACTCTTCTAGGAG GAATTGTTGTCCGGAATACTCTTGTCTTGTATGATCGTGAAAATTCAAAGATTGGTTTTTGGAAGACTAATTGTTCGGAGTTATGGGAAAGACTTAATGTAGATGGTGCACCGCCCCCAGCACCTTCATCTTCAAATGGAAATAACTCAAATACAGAAATGCCACCCTCCGTGGCTCCTAGCGACCAAAAACATTATGGTCTTCCAG atgaaaagaaaattggacAGATAACTTTTGAAATGATGTTGAATGTCAACTACTCAGACCTGAAGCTTCACATTTCAGAACTTGCTGAATCCATTGCTCAGGAGTTAGGCATTAACAGTTCACAG GTCTATATTCTGAATTCTATGGAAAAAGGAAATGCTTCGTACATTGAATGGGCTGTAGTCCCTTCCGGATCTGCTGACTGCATTTCCAATGTCACTGCTCTT AGCATAATTGCCCGTGTTGCTGAATACCACTTGCACCTTCCTGATACATTTGGAAGTTATCATTTGATTAACTGGGAAATCAAGGCTTCAGCAAAAcg GACATGGTGGCAGCAACATTTTCTATTGGTGGTTTTAGCCAGTGCTGTTAcgtttatttttggattattagCTCTTGGAATATGGTTTATATGGAGACACAGACAACGAGCATTGAATCCATACAAACCAGTCGATGCAGTAGTTACTGAGCAAGAACTGCAGCCGTTGTAG